A genomic segment from Brassica oleracea var. oleracea cultivar TO1000 unplaced genomic scaffold, BOL UnpScaffold00874, whole genome shotgun sequence encodes:
- the LOC106320293 gene encoding nitrilase 2-like — protein sequence MSGTEEMSKALKATTPGFCDMPSTIVRASIVQASTVYNDTPKTIEKAGEFIAQAASDGAQLVVFPEAYIGGYPRGYRFGIGVGVHNEAGRDCFRRYHASAIVVPGPEVDKLAEMASKNKVYLVMGAMEKDGYTLYCTALFFSSEGRFLGKHRKVMPTSLERCIWGYGDGSTIPVYDTPLGKLGAAICWENRMPLLRTSLYGKGIELYCAPTADGSTEWQSSMMHIALEGGCFVMSACQFCLRKDFPEHADYLFTDWYDDQHQEAIVSQGGSVIISPLGKILAGPNFESEGLVTADLDLGDIARAKLYFDVVGHYSRPDIFNLRVNENQNKPVTFVSKSVKAADDSEPQDN from the exons ATGTCTGGTACTGAAGAAATGTCAAAAGCTCTCAAAGCCACTACTCCTGGTTTTTGCGATATGCCATCTACCATCGTTCGAGCTAGCATCGTGCAGGCCTCCACCGTCTACAACGATACTCCCAAAACTATAG AAAAGGCAGGGGAGTTTATTGCGCAGGCGGCGAGTGACGGAGCGCAGCTGGTGGTGTTCCCCGAGGCGTATATCGGTGGCTATCCTCGTGGATATAGGTTTGGCATAGGGGTTGGCGTTCATAACGAAGCTGGTCGTGACTGTTTCCGCAGATATCATGCTTCTGCCATTGTAGTTCCTG GCCCTGAAGTAGACAAGCTGGCGGAGATGGCTAGCAAAAACAAAGTGTACTTGGTGATGGGAGCGATGGAGAAGGATGGGTATACACTTTATTGCACAGCCCTTTTCTTCAGTTCCGAAGGTCGCTTTTTGGGCAAGCACCGTAAAGTCATGCCCACATCTCTGGAACGTTGCATCTGGGGTTACGGAGATGGATCAACCATCCCTGTCTACGACACTCCGCTTGGCAAACTCGGTGCTGCTATTTGCTGGGAAAATAGGATGCCACTCTTAAGAACTTCCTTGTACGGGAAAG GAATTGAATTATATTGTGCACCTACCGCTGACGGTTCCACGGAATGGCAATCGTCGATGATGCACATTGCATTGGAGGGTGGATGCTTCGTGATGTCGGCTTGCCAGTTCTGCCTGCGTAAAGATTTCCCTGAGCATGCCGATTACTTGTTCACCGACTGGTACGACGATCAACACCAAGAGGCTATTGTCTCCCAGGGCGGTAGTGTCATTATTTCACCATTAGGAAAGATTCTCGCCGGACCAAACTTTGAATCAGAGGGTCTCGTCACTGCTGATCTTG ATCTTGGCGATATCGCACGTGCCAAGTTATACTTCGATGTGGTCGGACATTACTCAAGGCCAGACATATTTAACTTGAGGGTAAATGAGAACCAAAACAAACCGGTTACATTCGTGTCCAAGTCGGTGAAAGCGGCGGACGACTCAGAGCCTCAAGACAACTAA